One genomic segment of Hymenobacter psoromatis includes these proteins:
- a CDS encoding NAD-dependent epimerase/dehydratase family protein: MLPRVLVTGANGFLGRHLVAELLRRGYPVRALVRPGSAASPALPPLRSLPIEVCEVDLARVVRKGELAAAIDGCGAIIHAAALAQVNPARNSAVWAANLGGTEQALRLARQAGIGRFVYVGTANVFGFGPKNRPGDETRPYTGRRYKLDYMDSKRAATSRVLAAVAREQLPAVLVHPTFMLGPGDARPTSGALLLELYRGRLPGYPLGGKNYVHVRDVAVATVNALTLGRVGESYILGNENLSYREAFALLAKVLGVGPPRWPVPPPLANFYGVLCDLQARLTGRPAQLNAAMAAVANDGHYFTPHKARTELTLPQTSTQQAASEAFAWFKAHGYVG; the protein is encoded by the coding sequence ATGCTGCCCCGCGTCCTCGTAACGGGTGCCAACGGCTTTCTGGGCCGCCACCTCGTGGCTGAGCTGCTGCGGCGCGGCTACCCCGTGCGGGCGCTGGTGCGGCCGGGCAGCGCGGCCAGCCCGGCCCTACCCCCCCTGCGCTCGCTGCCCATCGAGGTGTGCGAAGTGGATTTGGCCCGCGTAGTACGCAAGGGCGAGTTGGCCGCCGCTATTGACGGCTGCGGGGCCATTATTCACGCCGCCGCGCTGGCTCAAGTGAACCCCGCCCGTAATAGTGCCGTGTGGGCTGCCAACCTGGGCGGTACCGAGCAGGCGCTGCGCTTAGCGCGCCAGGCGGGGATAGGGCGCTTCGTGTACGTGGGCACGGCCAACGTCTTCGGCTTTGGCCCAAAAAACCGGCCCGGCGACGAAACCCGGCCCTACACCGGCCGCCGCTACAAGCTTGATTACATGGATAGCAAGCGCGCCGCTACCAGCCGCGTGCTGGCCGCCGTGGCCCGCGAGCAGCTGCCCGCCGTGCTGGTGCACCCCACGTTTATGCTCGGCCCCGGCGATGCGCGCCCCACCTCCGGCGCGCTGCTGCTGGAGCTATACCGGGGCCGCCTGCCCGGCTACCCGCTGGGCGGCAAAAACTACGTGCACGTGCGCGACGTGGCCGTGGCCACCGTCAACGCCCTCACCCTGGGCCGGGTGGGCGAGTCGTACATTTTGGGCAATGAAAACCTGAGCTACCGCGAAGCCTTCGCCCTGCTGGCCAAAGTACTAGGGGTAGGGCCGCCGCGCTGGCCGGTGCCGCCGCCGCTGGCTAATTTTTATGGCGTACTCTGCGACCTCCAAGCCCGCCTCACCGGCCGCCCCGCCCAGCTAAACGCCGCAATGGCGGCCGTGGCCAACGATGGCCATTACTTCACCCCCCACAAAGCCCGCACCGAATTGACCCTGCCCCAAACTTCCACTCAGCAAGCCGCCAGCGAGGCGTTTGCCTGGTTTAAAGCCCACGGCTATGTC